The Maniola jurtina chromosome 13, ilManJurt1.1, whole genome shotgun sequence genomic interval TCTTCACCAACTTTCAGTATAAGGGATTCCGTTAAGCTCCCGATCCAAGATATTAGCCCCAGCTTAGATAGTACCTGAAAAGtgaaaatccatactaagtaatatcattaaaaatgcgaaagtgtgtctgtctgtttgctagcttttccgtttgaccgattttctGGTCTgaagggtgtgtgaagtctggcaatcaGCACTTGGCCCGGATGgcttaagcccttctcattctgagagttgactagtgctcagtagtgggtcgatgacgggttgatcatgataatgatgatgaggtataacttgtatcccggggaaagatataaactacttttgatcccagaaaatcaaagaaaatcacaCAGTTTTTTAGTCCCCATCCCGGGGAAATTTATTGGCTACTTTTGGTgccagaaaataaaaataaaatcgaagGGATTTAATAAAGACCTAAAGCCATATGGATGAacttgcgggcatcatctcttaagtacagagatagcttgcattcttgAGATGGACATTTTTGCCCCTAAAaacaaaagttcccacggggtttttaaaaacctagctACTTAGGAAAGGagaacataatatataatttccTTTTCTTCCATTAAAAACCCACCCTAGGGCAAATTACCTAACCGTGTTACGTAACTGGGAAAGAAATATAAGATAAAGTGACACTAAATTACTTCCTTTTTAACaacttttatatgtataaagcAGGAATACCTATTAAGAAGTTGACCTTACCTCCATCATGACAAACAAAGCAGCAAAGAACAGAAGAGTGGACCACTCCACCCTCGCCAGTATGGGTTCCAGGTCCTCTCTCTCCGCTAACAGGAGAAGTAACAGAGCTCCTAATAACGCCGTCCAGCCCAGAGATAGCCTTTCTGCAAACAAAAGTTAACGATCTTTGAGATGCATTCGTGCTGACCGAATTCTGGCCATGGCAACCAATTTaacacacgcgcacacacatacacacacacacacgcgttCACACTTACGTAATTCGGGTATGGCGTGAAGGAAGAACACGATCACTACGAAAGCTACACACACTGTCGATTTTATGAGTAGCTGTTTGTCCCTGATGCGATACtgtgaacaaaaatatttatttatatcgcAAGTGCGCAAAGTTGAAAATTTTAGTCCACCACGGAAAGTTTAATTATATTGCGCACGATCATACGATTTTTTCAATACATTTTTGTAACAATTTTGACAGCAGCGGTATGATACGAGTTAAGAACTTTATGATTCAAAtaggtagaatagaatagaaatattatataagCTTTACAACTAGGTTTAATTGTtgtaattgatttgaattgtcaagtgTATCTAGGTACCATTGCACAATGGTTTGGAATGattttcctatcgagaagaaatAGCAAGAAaggttgatttttttaaagattcgatttacaataatcataataaatacaatatttatgGTTAAAGAACTTTATTCTCACTAAGAATTTAACAAATTCACTTACATGAGAAAGAAACAAATTGATAAGTATCTTATTCATTTAACATTGCGATTATATAAAACAAAGTGGGTAGATAAAGTAAACGAGTCGGTCGAGTGCGCCGATTGCGTGGACAATTGCGGAGTCGAACTGGTATCTAGTGAAATCGTTTAGCGGTAGGTACGCCGTTGCTGAAACTTACTTTCTGTTTCATCTGTGCCAGGGTTGAGCAAAAGTTGGGGTCTGCCTTCGCTTTGCCGCTGTTGTTTTCGCGCTTGAGCAGGATTGTCTGAAGTCGCTGCACCTGAAACGTTTCAGCCTATTTTTCATCTCACACTCACTATTTTTTCCATACAATAATAGGAAAAACTGTTGATTTtcctataataaataaagaaatataaagGCTTTACTAATCTTCACATCGTACgcgagcaatttttttttgccatcATCTAAGAAACTATCTGTGAGGGAGGTATGCCAAAAATTAAAACGGATTTTTCAAGTTGGTTGTTTAATTTCTTACTTTTTTCTCTAGAGCACGTCGGACGATGTCTTCGTCTCTGGAGTAAGACGACAGGGATGCTGCGGCTCTCTTCCACACTCCTATTTCTTGACGCATCTCTGTTAACATATTTTGTATcaggaaaaatattttgttttatttttcacctATTTTAAACCGATATTCTTTCATTTTTGGGGGTGACATCAATACTCTTTCTCCGTTTCTCTTATGGTTCTTAAAGTTAATGCTCTGTCAGTAATATTTAAACTGGGTAACATTACCACACTTTTTTTATAGTACATGTGTGAGAAAACTACAGTTTGAACAACGGTATATTTAGAGCCACTTTACAATCTAATGTATTGAAAAGCCAGAAAAAGCACTTACCTACAATTTCCGTGGGTACGCTGTGTCGGAGCGTGTTCATGTCTCGGAACATGTATCGCAGCTGGAAATAAGTCTGCACGCACACCAGCAGAATTCCGAGCCCCATATGCAgcgtgaatgatgtgaagtttATGTTCTGAAAAATTTGGTGTTACTTTACTGAATGACTTGTATGTAGTGTAACCGACACTAACATACATACGTACACATGCATGCGTATGATATTTGTTATGGAAGAGTGGTGTCTTCTGACACATGAGTAGTCCTAAAAGAAAGCTCTAACCTCTTTTCTGTAAACCTAAGTagtaataaacttttttttgtgaGGAGGGTGTTTCTAGGACTAGAACGCTAAAACTccaataagaaaggattttcagcaaagggattattaaaaacctaaatccatgttaACGAATTGACGggtaataaattttgaaaagcttACCGCTTTCAAAACAGCAGGATGGCTTGCAATTATAACATTGGGTGGATCTCCCACGGGGGTGGCCGCACCGCCCACGTTACTAAATATCACCATTGACATCAAGACTGGTATAGGGTTCAGTTGCATCACTTCACACAGCCTGGAAAAATATCGAAATTAGTCTAAAATAACATCTAAACCCACAAGTGCCAAAAtataattcattaattttaaagaaaatctaaTTATGTATCAACATTCAATTGCAAAAAAGAATACTGTCTTTTGAATCCCTCGCAAAGTCAGGAAGGTCATTAATGTAATTGAGGAACAAAAAGAGTCCTAAAATAAGACCTCGTGGGACTCCTATTTTTTATACTCTTAGGAGTTTCTTTAAATTCTCACCGTATAGTGACCGGCGTCATGAGTAGTACAGTGGTGACGTTGTCCAAGAATGTGGAGAAGATTGCCGTGAAGAAGCACAGGCAGTTGATCAGAGGCCACGTCCGGCCACCCGTCACcttcaaaaataaattgagtGATTACCTCATGGCTGTAACTTCATGgctatattaagtatagataaggACCAGATCTTTCATGGTTAATAATATTGAGTACAAGAAGAAGATCTGTTTTTTTCGGCTTATCGTCTTTGGTTTGCGTTAAGCAGATGGCCGTTATAAGAAGATAAACCGAAGAAAGAAGGCATAATCAGAGCATTTATGGATGTGtgatttgtttattgtttttggCAATGagtaagaaagaaaaagaaagaaaatgtgtttatttggtgccacaaaaagtacagataaaataataataataataattcgaaATAAGATGCGTGGTGTGCTGTACCacaatggactccactcagcgtttgctgcgcctgtgtcgggaacgctGGTACAGCGTTGGTCATCAGTTTACTATCGTATTGTCTTTGAAAGTTCGATTATAACCTAACATAGACTCGTCTGTACAATTTGCTGTATTTATGTTGTGTTAGCAATATGGTCCTACACAGGCTGATTccatccggctcgaaggaccactTGTTGAGTTTTCACCTCTTTAATTCGAGGATCGTTGATATGGTTCGTGGATGGGTGGTTCGAAAACAGATTGATAGTGATACCTCAAAAGCAACAACAGCCAGATAATCGAACAGGCCAGTTTCAGCAAGTATAGCCACAAGGATCATCATGCTGAACAGCAGCAGCAGTGTCTCCATGTCCAGCCAAGACACCAGCTCTGGTAGGGAGGGTCGTGCACCGCTTAGTGCCAGTACTGCTACCCCGAGGGATGATGAAAGAAGCGCCGCGAGGGTTCTGTTTACAATCTGTAAGTGagtaaattataataggtatttatatttggcttattattattattatttggtttttaaagtaaaacttctttagactTGCCTAGAGAATAAACcagatcttttttttataacgGATAGTTGACGTTAACACAAACGTAACTTCCGTCCGTATTTAAAATGGGagacaaacagaacagctgctTTGAGGCCGCCATTTGTTATCAAGGTGTTTTAAAGTACCCAGTAGGCAGTACCATAGAGACAAGACACGATATGATATAAATACTTAATGCCGACTTCTTTTCAAAAATGTAACCCCGCACGcgtttagttttatttcaacGTAAGCGGTTGTTAACTTCCGCTGACAGTATTACAGGATgtgaccagaacgctagcaaaaatttagcgtcattattatactaccttaactcAATCCAATGTGAAtaatcatttgccttatcttgtagtttttgtatttttcaaacccgcaaagaatagcgtgcaaaactcggatcagtgccccacctacgatgcggcattgacttcgagtaacCTATCGAGTGaccgtcagtcagatgttttatttgcaatatattgtgaacttttaaaaaataaaggattttaaaaaaatgtagttttttatggtatcgTATCAATAGTCATTCATCaattatcacctgtcttcgctTTTACTAGCGTtatggttacaccctgtataaatacTTGGTTaacttgtaaattgtaatcgAAAATGTACGCAGACTATGAATGTAAGGACTGACCTCAAAAATGATCAAGATGTAGAGAATGCAGAGCAGTATACTCGCGTAGATGATTCCATCCTCTTTGGACAGCGGGGCCAGCTGGTAGCTGACCGTCAGAGGCACGGTCTTGTTGCTGCTGGTGCTCATGCGCAGGTAGATGCTAGTTCCTGTAATACAAGTT includes:
- the LOC123870712 gene encoding P protein-like isoform X2, which produces MTSLFSKMGGFRKKKDSGRNSVYSMVSCSDLTPGSLEVWVDLPDAIKYDPALAPFKQLYEQHHGKLESTPVTPITPEGDRNIFSKKSSDPVSDENGPTDRNTNSKEIDNRLIEQKVPDDEKKIPPSARKKQCDRTLRVLKLSALVAGWALLTISLLLNNEKNDVVLHTAVNVGEVQEYLLESTQEDFTVSVTLSGPFAYSKSNDTTLLQLWLHRSSGEGEYAQDSTSWVIHLQPDDVINFSPSASASHILILEKMKPNNERPLNTTVENAYNISSSSSNGTSIYLRMSTSSNKTVPLTVSYQLAPLSKEDGIIYASILLCILYILIIFEIVNRTLAALLSSSLGVAVLALSGARPSLPELVSWLDMETLLLLFSMMILVAILAETGLFDYLAVVAFEVTGGRTWPLINCLCFFTAIFSTFLDNVTTVLLMTPVTIRLCEVMQLNPIPVLMSMVIFSNVGGAATPVGDPPNVIIASHPAVLKANINFTSFTLHMGLGILLVCVQTYFQLRYMFRDMNTLRHSVPTEIVEMRQEIGVWKRAAASLSSYSRDEDIVRRALEKKVQRLQTILLKRENNSGKAKADPNFCSTLAQMKQKYRIRDKQLLIKSTVCVAFVVIVFFLHAIPELQRLSLGWTALLGALLLLLLAEREDLEPILARVEWSTLLFFAALFVMMEVLSKLGLISWIGSLTESLILKVGEESRLTVAIMLILWVSGLASAFVDNIPLTTMMVRVVAALADPAGLGLPLAPLAWALSFGACLGGNGTLIGASANVVCAGVAEQHGYRFTFLQFLKVGFPVMLGNLTVASVYLLFCHSALTWH